DNA from Pseudomonadota bacterium:
TTTACCCCAGAGCCCTGCATTTATCGGGAATGGGGGTTTGTTTCGTGGATGGCCTCTTTTGCCCTCAAGGGACTCGATAAGTGCTGTTTCTTCGCCGCATACGTAGGCCCCTGCACCCTTCATTACAACAATGTCAAAGCTGAAATTGCTTTCAAGGATATTTTTTCCCAGGAGTCCGTACGCCCTTGCGTCAAGAATGGCTTTTTCAATCCGCTCAATGGAAAGGCTGTATTCACCCCTGATATATACGAAACCCCTTGTACCGCGGATTGCATAACCTGCAATGAGCATGCCTTCGATGAGTTTGTGGGGGTCCCCTTCAAGGATTAATCTATCTTTAAATGTTCCCGGTTCGCCTTCATCAGCGTTACAGATAACAAACTTTTCATCCCCCGGGGTTTTAATGGCAAAATCCCATTTCAGGCCCGTGGGGAAACCAGCGCCACCCCTTCCCAATAAACCGGAAGATTTGATTTCATTTACAACATCTTCGGAAGTCATTGTTTGAAGCGCCTTTGCAATTCCCTCGTATCCGCCGGCAGCGATATATTCATCGATATTTTCCGGATTGATAAACCCGCAGTTCTTCAGCACGATACGGGGTTGTTCTTTCAGAAGACCCGTCTTCTCTTTTGTGATTATTGTCCTTTTCGGGGTTTCAGTGAGGATAAGCCTCGTTAGTGGTCTTCCTTTGAGCAGGTGTTCTTCTACCAGTTCAGGCACATCATTCGGGGTAACATCTGCATAATAAATGCCTTCAGGGTAAACGACCAGGATAACACCCCTGCCTGTAATGCCTATGCTTCCGGTTTCCAGTACCGAGACCTCTTTATCTAAGCCCTGCTTTGCAATTTCTTTAACAAGGGCATCTTCAACGGCGCGTGCACCCGACATAAGGGTGCCGGCGTCGATACTTATCAAAACGTGGTTTCGTACAATGTTCATGATGTTTGTCTCCTCTCCTCAAGGACGGTATCAACCCTTTCCGGTGTAAGATTGCCGATCATCTCCTCATTCATCATCAATGCGGGCGCCACACCGCATATGCCGAGACAGCTCGTAATCTCCAGGGTAAACACGCCATCTGTAGTTGTTTCCCCCAGATCTACCTTGAGTTTCTTTTTGAGATAATCGAGCAATGATTCCGAACCCATTAAATGACAGGGAGGGGAATCGCAAAGCCTTATAATATAACGTCCCCGGGGTTTCAGACTGAACATGGAATAGAATGTCACAACACCGTAAACATAGCTGTACGGGATATTGAGGTAATCAGCGCACTTTTCAATATCCTCACTTGCCAGATAATGCTGCGGATTATTATCCTGAAGTTCATGTAATATATAAAGGATGTTATCCAGTCGTGGATCAAATTTTTTCAGTATCGCATCTCTATACAAAACAGATCACCCCCTCTTTCATTAAACTTCAATCATATATTTAGAAACGGGATTGTGGTTTACGATGTGCTCAGCAATGATCCTTTTTGCCTTTTCCGCGTCTATATTCCCATAAACCACCACTTCCTTCCCTTCCTCATGAACTTCAATCATGGGTTCGTGGGAAGCGAGTCCCTTTTCACCTGTCTGGGTTACCATAACATCGGTGAGGTTACGTGTGGAGATCTCATCGAGGAAGGTCTTAAGCACCTCCCTGGCGCCTGCTGCAATACCACTTGTGCCCATGCCAACCACAATCTTGACACGTGACTGTTTCTGCCTTAATTCAATCTCCTTTGAAGCCTTTTCTCTTATTTTCTTCAAATCTTCTAATTTCATATACGTGCCTCCTTCTTTAAGAACGTTAAAATTTAAATGAATTCTAAGTTTTCGTCAAGATAATTGGTTAAAAATTTTATAACCTCAGGGTCGTGAATGGGCAACCCATCAAGTATTTTGTTAATTTCTTCTGTATCAAAAAGGAAATCCCTTTCATCGGTTTTTATCTCAAAAGAAAAATTTACTTCAGGATTGCTTACAGATAAAATAAGGATCGTATCCTTCAGTTTGCCGAGAGGCGGCAGATCCGGGTGGTCCAAAAGGAAGGATACCTCGATTTCAGTGCCGACCCCTGCATTGCTGCTTAGGGTAAAACTCCCTCCGCAGGTTTCTGCCGTTCCTTTCAGGAGAGGAATACCCAGACCCACTTTTCTTCCGGTTTTCGTAGAGTAAAATGGATCAACAACCTTTGCAGCAGTTTCTTTATCCATCCCTTTTCCATTATCAGATATTTTTAAAGATAATATATTCCTGGTCTTACTCAGCTCAATAGAAACAAGGATATTTTTTGCGCCTGCTGAGAGAGAATTGGCCACTATGTCGGTAATGTGGGCACAAATATCATCCATCATTAGAAGGAACCGTTTTTTCCATTGCTTTCAACGCCTTTGCTATTTCTTCAACATTTGGCTCGTTCAGAGGAAGTGCTGTAATCCTTTTTCCGATATCATCTATATAATGGGCATCCGAAAATGTTACAAAGGGGATGCCCTTATTCATAATAAATGGCAATAGATGTGGAATATTTTCTCTCTTCCTTACCTCGAGGGCATCCAGCGGGAGGCCTTCAGGTACATACCCCAGTTGACTGATAATACTGAAGTTAGGGCTGTCTATATGTGAAGAGATGACCAGCGCCCCCATCTGTTTTGCAAGAAAGACGGCATCATTTAAAGATATCTGCGCTGAATTTAGGAGGAGTTTTTTTTCAAATCGAACAATATTGTCATCACAATCGACTACCACCTGATCACCGAAATAAGAAGGATCATTTTCAACCTCGGGGAGGAGATCATAAATTCTTCTATGAAAACTTGATGCTGTCTCATAATTGTCAAAAATTATAAGGAGGTGTATTTCTTCCCGGGTTTGCAGTTCCATCCCGAACAACACAGCAGTGCCGGTTTCTTTAGCCAATTCATGGGCATAGAAACCATTTTCAACCATATTGTGATCAGTGATGGCGATAATATCCAGTCCGGCCTTCTGTGCATTGATAACGATATTTTTTGGAGACATTTCGAGACTTGCGCATGGTGAAAGGGTGGAGTGGATGTGGAGGTCGCATTTAAAAATTTTCAATCAGCTCAATCTCTCGTTAATGAATTATAGACAAGCCCTGCAAT
Protein-coding regions in this window:
- the nuoF gene encoding NADH-quinone oxidoreductase subunit NuoF, coding for MNIVRNHVLISIDAGTLMSGARAVEDALVKEIAKQGLDKEVSVLETGSIGITGRGVILVVYPEGIYYADVTPNDVPELVEEHLLKGRPLTRLILTETPKRTIITKEKTGLLKEQPRIVLKNCGFINPENIDEYIAAGGYEGIAKALQTMTSEDVVNEIKSSGLLGRGGAGFPTGLKWDFAIKTPGDEKFVICNADEGEPGTFKDRLILEGDPHKLIEGMLIAGYAIRGTRGFVYIRGEYSLSIERIEKAILDARAYGLLGKNILESNFSFDIVVMKGAGAYVCGEETALIESLEGKRGHPRNKPPFPINAGLWGKPTLVNNVETLANISEIIRNGAEWYKGYGTEKCSGTKVFTILGHVATPGLVETEMGTTLKDIIFEYGGGIKNGKTFKGALIGGAAGAFIGPDMLDVKMDYVNLKEYSAALGSGAILVMDEDTDMVDMLKSVLHFFKHESCGHCVPCRLGTARLVELIDDIAASKAKKENIDQLLEITKVMKDSSFCPLGQSVTLPVSSALKYFKDEFMSRVTS
- a CDS encoding NAD(P)H-dependent oxidoreductase subunit E; translation: MYRDAILKKFDPRLDNILYILHELQDNNPQHYLASEDIEKCADYLNIPYSYVYGVVTFYSMFSLKPRGRYIIRLCDSPPCHLMGSESLLDYLKKKLKVDLGETTTDGVFTLEITSCLGICGVAPALMMNEEMIGNLTPERVDTVLEERRQTS
- a CDS encoding (2Fe-2S) ferredoxin domain-containing protein; protein product: MKLEDLKKIREKASKEIELRQKQSRVKIVVGMGTSGIAAGAREVLKTFLDEISTRNLTDVMVTQTGEKGLASHEPMIEVHEEGKEVVVYGNIDAEKAKRIIAEHIVNHNPVSKYMIEV
- a CDS encoding sensor histidine kinase, translated to MMDDICAHITDIVANSLSAGAKNILVSIELSKTRNILSLKISDNGKGMDKETAAKVVDPFYSTKTGRKVGLGIPLLKGTAETCGGSFTLSSNAGVGTEIEVSFLLDHPDLPPLGKLKDTILILSVSNPEVNFSFEIKTDERDFLFDTEEINKILDGLPIHDPEVIKFLTNYLDENLEFI
- a CDS encoding PHP domain-containing protein — encoded protein: MKIFKCDLHIHSTLSPCASLEMSPKNIVINAQKAGLDIIAITDHNMVENGFYAHELAKETGTAVLFGMELQTREEIHLLIIFDNYETASSFHRRIYDLLPEVENDPSYFGDQVVVDCDDNIVRFEKKLLLNSAQISLNDAVFLAKQMGALVISSHIDSPNFSIISQLGYVPEGLPLDALEVRKRENIPHLLPFIMNKGIPFVTFSDAHYIDDIGKRITALPLNEPNVEEIAKALKAMEKTVPSNDG